From Gimesia panareensis, the proteins below share one genomic window:
- a CDS encoding DUF7133 domain-containing protein: MVKPIFCLLLGLFCLTAARPEAKVFAESEDDYYRIVSIMTPRAQTESRSKNWKPAPGDLVLEVSGIAVLDDHRIAVAIRKGEIWILDGVYDDPPKNVTYQRFATALHEPLGLIWKDGAFYTVQRSELTRIRDTDGDGTADEYLTVAKGWGVTGHYHEYAYGPKLDHDGNMWLTLNIGLGLKKEHKARAVKDPTLGFAQGRWRGWGMKVTPDGELIPVCAGMRSPAGIGVNRAGDVFYTDQQGNWVATNTLHHMRKGAFFHHVEALASMGLPGSPIHGIKTIPNGLPFPEAVKQMPQLKPPAVWFPYKKAGQSATDVMLDDSGGKFGPFDGQFFVGEFTQAAINRVFLERVDGEYQGACFPFREGFASAVLRLAQGTDGSMFVGLTNRGWSSLGTASYGLQRLVWTGKTPFEIKEMRAKPDGFELVFTQPVDPKTATDPESYKLKSYTYTYHSTYGSDEILNRDLPLEKITVSKDGTRVRLKVKGLRELYVHELVADGVKNKAGQSLLHPQAYYTLNRIPKD, translated from the coding sequence ATGGTAAAACCGATTTTCTGCCTGCTACTGGGCCTGTTCTGTCTGACTGCTGCCAGACCTGAGGCAAAAGTCTTTGCAGAGAGTGAAGACGATTACTACCGCATCGTCTCCATCATGACTCCCAGGGCGCAGACCGAGTCGCGTTCGAAAAACTGGAAACCCGCGCCCGGCGATCTGGTGCTGGAAGTCAGCGGCATCGCGGTGCTCGACGATCATCGTATCGCGGTTGCCATCCGCAAAGGTGAGATCTGGATTCTGGACGGCGTCTATGATGACCCGCCGAAGAACGTGACCTATCAACGTTTCGCCACAGCGCTGCATGAGCCTTTGGGGCTGATCTGGAAAGACGGCGCGTTCTATACAGTGCAGCGCAGCGAACTGACGCGAATTCGCGATACCGACGGCGACGGGACCGCGGATGAATACCTGACGGTCGCCAAAGGCTGGGGCGTGACCGGGCATTACCACGAATACGCCTACGGTCCCAAACTCGATCATGACGGCAACATGTGGCTCACGCTGAATATCGGCCTCGGTCTGAAAAAAGAACACAAGGCGCGGGCCGTCAAGGATCCGACGCTCGGCTTCGCACAGGGACGCTGGCGCGGCTGGGGCATGAAAGTCACCCCCGACGGAGAACTGATCCCGGTCTGTGCCGGCATGCGGTCCCCTGCCGGAATCGGCGTGAACCGGGCCGGCGACGTGTTCTATACCGACCAGCAGGGAAACTGGGTCGCCACCAACACGCTGCATCACATGCGTAAAGGCGCCTTTTTCCATCACGTGGAAGCACTCGCTTCGATGGGTCTGCCGGGTTCTCCCATTCATGGCATCAAAACGATTCCCAACGGCCTCCCCTTCCCCGAGGCTGTCAAACAGATGCCGCAACTCAAGCCCCCCGCCGTCTGGTTCCCTTATAAAAAAGCGGGACAGTCGGCGACCGATGTCATGCTGGATGACAGCGGCGGCAAGTTCGGTCCGTTCGATGGTCAGTTTTTTGTGGGCGAATTCACACAGGCTGCCATCAACCGCGTCTTCCTGGAACGGGTTGACGGAGAATACCAGGGAGCCTGCTTCCCCTTTCGCGAAGGCTTCGCCTCCGCGGTCCTGCGTCTGGCACAGGGGACCGACGGGAGTATGTTCGTCGGTCTGACCAACCGGGGCTGGAGCAGCCTGGGAACGGCCTCCTATGGCTTACAGCGACTGGTCTGGACGGGAAAGACGCCGTTTGAGATCAAGGAAATGCGGGCGAAACCCGACGGTTTCGAACTGGTCTTCACTCAACCCGTCGATCCGAAAACCGCGACTGATCCAGAGTCATACAAGTTGAAGAGCTACACCTACACGTATCACTCCACGTACGGCAGCGATGAAATTCTGAACCGGGACCTGCCCCTGGAGAAGATCACCGTCTCGAAGGACGGCACGCGGGTCCGCCTCAAAGTGAAAGGGTTGCGGGAACTGTATGTGCACGAACTCGTCGCGGACGGCGTAAAGAACAAAGCCGGCCAGTCGCTGTTGCATCCACAGGCCTACTATACGCTCAACCGGATTCCGAAGGACTAG
- a CDS encoding c-type cytochrome, whose protein sequence is MNQCRTCILTGLLCLIMVNSLSAAPKSAPFVSGFDRFGRHAELTPEISGSLLVSELSCDACHPGDRPDLQAKRGPILEGIGNRLQRKWVQQFISSPQSMKPGTTMPDVLHGLSKEKTQSAIKALTAFLMSQQQPFPTIKATGANPVPYEFWNKGNISRGRDLYHKIGCVACHEPDPDYEPGETKISPNDKLLAQLDPEEIKELGLAAQVRPVNSVPHPDLAAKYTPQALTFFLLNPEQTRSAGRMPQLKLAAVEAADIAAYLLRNQKSVPATADNRDAAALIIAGRKLFIEFKCVNCHRVDDLRPMFSAQPMVQLKANAAASCYHNPKAAMPAYPLDEQQQAAITAVLAEVSQDPRPSREALLAIHLLQFNCYACHERDKRGGVGFNRKPYFETVGHVDLGDEGRIPPTLTGIGFKLQKDWLSKVLQGKGDIRPHMQARMPLFPSRQIAVLPNQFENVDRKVERSEEEVFPEHEQLAPAGRIMLETGCIQCHPIRGESMPGVVGTDLGEVTERVHPQWFHDFLLDPASLKPRTRMPTFFPDGKSQNKAVLKGDVEQQIASIWAYLKAGDKQPLPAKILAEKAKNYELVPDKKPIILRTFMDEAGTHAIAVGFPQKVHIAFDAEQVRPALAWKGRFLDAQGTWFIRFAPPADPLGKSVVQFPAGPPVALLKQKQQAWPISKPGESTLEFRGYRVDKQGVPTFLYRDQGIDIEDRLEATQQQTLKRRLTIKPGANASAATQLWFRGLAGKTLKAVNPTTMQNETGLRVTVPEAFAKAAQVRTHDQITDWIIPLPLTGNTTIEVTYQW, encoded by the coding sequence ATGAATCAATGCAGGACCTGCATACTGACAGGACTTTTGTGCCTGATCATGGTGAATTCCCTGTCTGCCGCCCCAAAATCAGCCCCCTTTGTTTCCGGCTTTGATCGTTTCGGGCGCCATGCGGAACTCACACCGGAGATCAGCGGCAGCCTGCTGGTCAGCGAACTGAGCTGCGACGCCTGCCACCCGGGAGATCGTCCCGATCTGCAGGCCAAACGCGGTCCTATCCTGGAGGGCATCGGCAATCGCCTGCAGCGAAAGTGGGTGCAGCAATTCATTTCATCCCCGCAAAGCATGAAACCCGGCACCACAATGCCCGATGTCCTGCACGGTTTATCGAAAGAGAAAACACAGTCCGCGATCAAAGCCCTGACCGCCTTTCTGATGTCCCAACAGCAACCGTTTCCCACGATCAAAGCCACCGGTGCCAACCCGGTTCCTTACGAGTTCTGGAACAAAGGCAACATCAGTCGCGGTCGAGATCTGTATCACAAAATCGGCTGTGTCGCCTGCCACGAACCGGACCCGGATTATGAACCGGGTGAAACGAAGATCTCGCCCAATGATAAACTGCTCGCGCAACTCGATCCGGAAGAGATTAAAGAACTCGGGCTGGCAGCACAGGTGCGTCCGGTGAATTCGGTTCCCCATCCGGACCTGGCAGCCAAGTACACGCCCCAGGCCCTGACCTTCTTTCTACTCAACCCGGAACAGACGCGTTCCGCCGGCCGCATGCCGCAACTGAAACTCGCTGCAGTCGAAGCAGCTGACATTGCCGCGTATCTGCTCCGCAATCAGAAATCCGTACCAGCAACTGCTGACAACCGAGATGCGGCAGCGCTGATCATCGCAGGCAGGAAACTGTTCATTGAGTTCAAATGCGTCAACTGTCACCGGGTTGACGATCTCCGACCGATGTTCTCAGCGCAGCCGATGGTTCAACTGAAAGCAAACGCAGCGGCCAGCTGTTATCACAACCCCAAAGCGGCAATGCCCGCTTATCCGCTGGATGAACAGCAGCAGGCCGCGATCACAGCAGTACTTGCTGAGGTTTCCCAGGATCCCCGACCCTCCAGGGAAGCACTGCTGGCTATTCACCTGCTGCAGTTCAACTGTTATGCCTGCCACGAGCGGGACAAACGGGGAGGCGTGGGCTTTAACCGCAAGCCTTATTTCGAAACCGTCGGCCACGTCGATCTGGGGGACGAGGGCCGCATCCCTCCCACGCTGACCGGCATCGGATTTAAACTGCAGAAAGACTGGCTGTCGAAAGTACTCCAGGGGAAAGGCGACATTCGCCCACACATGCAGGCCCGGATGCCCCTCTTCCCCAGCAGGCAGATTGCGGTACTGCCCAACCAGTTTGAGAATGTCGATCGCAAAGTGGAACGGTCTGAAGAGGAAGTCTTCCCCGAACATGAGCAGCTGGCCCCCGCCGGTCGCATCATGCTGGAGACCGGCTGCATCCAGTGCCATCCGATTCGAGGTGAAAGCATGCCGGGCGTCGTGGGCACGGACCTGGGCGAAGTGACCGAGCGGGTGCATCCTCAGTGGTTTCATGACTTTCTGCTGGATCCCGCATCGCTGAAACCCCGCACCCGCATGCCGACCTTCTTCCCCGACGGGAAAAGCCAGAACAAGGCGGTGCTCAAAGGGGACGTGGAACAGCAAATCGCGTCGATCTGGGCGTATCTCAAAGCGGGAGACAAACAACCGCTCCCGGCAAAAATCCTGGCAGAGAAAGCGAAGAACTACGAACTGGTCCCCGACAAAAAACCGATCATCCTGCGGACCTTTATGGACGAGGCCGGCACGCATGCAATCGCCGTCGGTTTCCCGCAAAAAGTGCACATCGCTTTCGACGCCGAACAGGTCCGCCCTGCCCTGGCCTGGAAAGGCCGGTTCCTCGATGCCCAGGGAACCTGGTTCATCCGCTTCGCGCCTCCCGCCGATCCGCTGGGGAAATCGGTGGTGCAGTTTCCTGCCGGCCCACCGGTTGCACTCTTAAAACAGAAACAACAGGCCTGGCCCATCTCCAAACCAGGAGAGAGCACACTGGAGTTCCGCGGCTATCGCGTCGACAAACAGGGCGTGCCCACATTCCTGTATCGCGACCAGGGGATCGACATCGAAGACCGGCTGGAAGCGACACAGCAACAGACTCTCAAACGACGACTCACGATCAAACCGGGAGCGAATGCCAGCGCGGCGACTCAACTCTGGTTTCGCGGGCTGGCGGGAAAGACCCTGAAAGCCGTCAATCCGACCACAATGCAAAACGAAACCGGCCTGCGTGTTACGGTTCCGGAAGCATTTGCCAAAGCCGCTCAAGTGCGGACCCATGATCAAATCACAGACTGGATTATCCCCCTGCCTCTGACAGGGAACACCACAATTGAGGTGACATACCAATGGTAA